A region from the Euleptes europaea isolate rEulEur1 chromosome 13, rEulEur1.hap1, whole genome shotgun sequence genome encodes:
- the RAN gene encoding GTP-binding nuclear protein Ran: MAAPQGEPQVQFKLVLVGDGGTGKTTFVKRHLTGEFEKKYVATLGVEVHPLVFHTNRGPIKFNVWDTAGQEKFGGLRDGYYIQAQCAIIMFDVTSRVTYKNVPNWHRDLVRVCENIPIVLCGNKVDIKDRKVKAKSIVFHRKKNLQYYDISAKSNYNFEKPFLWLARKLIGDPNLEFVAMPALAPPEVVMDPALAAQYEQDLQIAQTTALPDEDDDL; the protein is encoded by the exons ATGGCAGCCCCACAAGGAGAACCTCAAGTGCAGTTTAAG CTTGTTCTGGTTGGTGATGGTGGTACTGGCAAAACAACATTTGTAAAACGTCACTTGACTGGTGAATTTGAGAAGAAGTATGTAG CTACCCTGGGTGTTGAAGTCCATCCTCTGGTATTCCACACCAACAGAGGTCCTATTAAATTCAATGTATGGGACACAGCTGGGCAAGAGAAATTTGGAGGTCTCAGAGATGGCTATTATATCCAAG CTCAATGTGCCATCATAATGTTCGATGTAACATCAAGAGTTACATACAAGAACGTACCTAACTGGCATAGAGATTTGGTACGAGTCTGTGAGAACATCCCTATAGTGTTGTGTGGCAACAAAGTGGACATCAAGGACAGGAAAGTCAAAGCAAAGTCAATTGTCTTTCACAGGAAGAAGAATTTGCAG TACTACGATATTTCAGCCAAGAGCAACTACAACTTTGAGAAGCCCTTCCTTTGGCTGGCCAGAAAGCTAATTGGAGACCCCAACTTGGAATTCGTTGCCATGCCCGCTCTCGCGCCACCAGAGGTCGTCATGGATCCAGCATTGGCAGCACAGTATGAGCAAGACCTACAG ATTGCTCAGACCACTGCACTGCCAGATGAGGATGACGACCTGTGA